A segment of the Bacillota bacterium genome:
CGGCGAGGTCGGCATGGGGAGGCCTCCTTCACTCACTGGGCATCGGTGTCATCCATATATTACCATAATCCTAATGAGGCATCAACTATTAATTGGGATTGCCCCAACGGAACTCGACGCGCGACAGCATGTTCATTGGTGGGGCAATACTACGTATTGACACCCAACCCCCGCCGGGGTATATTGGTGACAGCAAATCCTACTTCAATAGTCGGAATTACCCGGCCCGGGCCGCCTTGATGGGGGTGTCGAGATGAGGCTGAGTTCCAGGACGGAGTACGGGGTGAGGGCCATGTTCGAGCTTGCCTCGGTGTTCGGCGGAGGGCCGGTTGCACTCAGGGAGGTAGCAGGCAGGCAGGGTCTTCCCGAGAGCTACCTGGAGCAGCTGTTTGGGGCGCTTCGGAAAGCCGGCCTGGTTTCCGGGCAGAGAGGATCCCAGGGCGGGTACTGCCTGGCACGCGAGCCCAGCGCCATTACGGTTGGGGACATCGTGCGTGCGCTGGAAGGGCCGATAGCCCTTTGTGAATGCGCGGGAGAGGACGTGGCAGGGTGTGAGAGGGCGTCTTCATGCGCGGCGCACCCGGTCTGGGTGAAGTTGCGCGATAGCATCTCGGCCATTCTTGATTCTACAACTCTTGCAGACATGCTGGCCTGGGGGCCTGGATCAGACGTCGGGACTACGTAGAGGGAGATGATTTGGTTGGACAGAATCTACCTTGACAATGCCGCGACCACGCCCGTCCGCCGCGAGGTATTAGATGCGATGGTCCCGTTCCTCACCGAGAAGTTCGGGAACCCGTCCAGTATACATTCGTTCGGCAGAGAAGTAAGAAACGATGTCGAGCTCGCCCGGGAGCGCGTCGCGCGCGCGATCGGAGCGCAGCCCGAGGAGATAGTCTTCACCAGCGGCGGGTCGGAGGCCGACAACTTGGCCATCAAAGGCCTGGCCCTTTCGGTGATGGGCAAGAAGAACCACGTCATCACGTCAGCCGTCGAGCATCACGCGGTGCTCGACACGGTGAAAAGCCTAGAGGGCCTCGGGTTTGATGTGACCATCCTTCCGGTGGATGCCGATGGAATGGTTAACCCAGAGGATGTCAAGAAGGCTATTACGAGGCAGACTTTCCTCGTCAGCATAATGCACTCCAACAACGAGGTCGGCACTCTCCAACCCATCGAAGAGATAGCCAGGATCACCCGGGAGGCCGGAGTGGCCTTCCACACTGACGCAGTCCAGTCCGTGGGGCACGTGCCCATCGACGTGAGGACGCTCGGCGTGGACATGCTGTCCATGTCT
Coding sequences within it:
- a CDS encoding Rrf2 family transcriptional regulator; this encodes MRLSSRTEYGVRAMFELASVFGGGPVALREVAGRQGLPESYLEQLFGALRKAGLVSGQRGSQGGYCLAREPSAITVGDIVRALEGPIALCECAGEDVAGCERASSCAAHPVWVKLRDSISAILDSTTLADMLAWGPGSDVGTT